A section of the Bryobacteraceae bacterium genome encodes:
- a CDS encoding shikimate dehydrogenase (NADP(+)), whose translation MITRAPLPKICIALGLPTPERLMEHACREADAGERFLEFRLDYLPRPEDGLPVIRKFLEKYPDATLLATCRRHQNHGRFNGSIEEEFRILSAAVDAGARAVDVEIESAETPMAPLDLLAGRAHIVLSYHNYEGTPALDPIMKRMLKVPASIYKIVTTARKPSDNLRVLSLARAWPKTPLILLAMTEMGFPTRVLCTVFGGVYTYAAPSSMEGTAAGQVTARVLRTLYRVDRPPASPKLFGVIADPVRHSISPAVHNRAMQARRYSGLYLPFLVTPLQLKDFFSLAENLPLAGFSVTIPHKHRIIRYLDSIDPLTKRIGAVNTVYRKAGRWRGTNTDVEGIRVPLEKRVKLARSSVLVVGNGGTARSAAFTLKDAGARLAITGRNIDRVRALAKLVDAEALTPEQAESRFFDILIHATPLGMWPHTETCFFQGAIPAALVFDLVYTPMETVLLRRAAAEGKAVIHGLEMFLEQAARQFEIFTGLTAPRAAMERAAIEALREQETQLHLHAGRQGGTL comes from the coding sequence ATGATCACACGCGCCCCATTGCCAAAGATCTGCATCGCGCTCGGCCTCCCCACCCCGGAAAGGCTGATGGAGCACGCCTGCCGTGAGGCCGACGCGGGCGAGCGCTTCCTCGAATTCCGGCTGGATTACCTGCCGAGGCCGGAAGACGGCCTGCCGGTCATCCGCAAATTTCTGGAGAAATATCCGGACGCCACGCTGCTGGCCACCTGCCGCCGTCACCAAAACCACGGGCGCTTTAACGGGAGCATCGAAGAAGAATTCCGCATCCTCTCCGCCGCTGTGGACGCCGGCGCCCGCGCCGTGGACGTCGAAATCGAAAGCGCCGAAACGCCGATGGCCCCGCTCGACCTGCTCGCCGGCCGCGCCCACATCGTGCTCAGCTACCACAACTACGAGGGAACGCCGGCGCTCGACCCCATCATGAAGCGGATGCTGAAGGTCCCGGCCTCCATCTACAAGATTGTCACCACGGCCAGGAAGCCGTCCGACAATCTGCGCGTTCTTTCCCTGGCCCGCGCCTGGCCCAAGACTCCGCTGATCCTGCTGGCAATGACGGAGATGGGATTCCCGACGCGCGTGCTGTGCACCGTGTTCGGCGGCGTGTATACCTACGCTGCGCCCTCTTCGATGGAGGGCACCGCCGCCGGGCAGGTGACGGCGCGTGTGCTGCGGACCCTCTACCGCGTCGACAGGCCGCCCGCCTCGCCGAAACTCTTCGGCGTCATCGCCGATCCGGTGCGCCACAGCATTTCGCCCGCCGTGCACAACCGGGCCATGCAGGCCCGCCGGTACTCCGGCCTGTATCTGCCATTCCTGGTGACGCCGCTTCAGCTCAAGGATTTTTTCTCTCTCGCCGAGAACCTGCCCCTGGCCGGCTTCAGCGTCACCATTCCGCACAAGCACCGCATCATCCGCTATCTGGATTCCATCGACCCGCTGACAAAGCGCATCGGTGCCGTCAACACCGTCTACCGCAAGGCCGGCCGCTGGCGCGGCACCAACACGGACGTCGAGGGCATCCGCGTGCCGCTCGAAAAGCGGGTGAAGCTGGCCCGCTCAAGCGTGCTCGTCGTGGGCAACGGCGGCACCGCCCGGTCGGCCGCATTCACGCTGAAAGACGCCGGCGCGCGTCTGGCGATCACCGGCCGCAACATCGACCGCGTGCGCGCGCTCGCCAAACTGGTGGACGCCGAGGCGCTGACGCCCGAGCAGGCCGAGTCGCGTTTCTTTGACATCCTGATCCATGCCACCCCGCTCGGCATGTGGCCCCATACGGAAACCTGCTTCTTCCAGGGCGCGATCCCGGCTGCGCTGGTTTTCGACCTGGTATACACTCCCATGGAAACGGTCCTGCTGCGCCGCGCCGCGGCGGAGGGCAAGGCCGTGATCCATGGACTGGAGATGTTCCTGGAGCAGGCGGCGCGGCAGTTCGAGATCTTCACCGGGCTGACCGCTCCGCGCGCGGCGATGGAGCGCGCGGCCATCGAGGCGCTGCGCGAGCAGGAGACGCAGCTCCACCTCCACGCCGGCCGCCAGGGAGGAACGTTATGA
- a CDS encoding RND transporter, with amino-acid sequence MRLAVAAAVAAAGLFAAAWRLSRQKPAAPVIERAGLWIDTVRQAPLVRQVRGLGTLVPEEVLWIPAPREGRVEKILLRPGAPVKPDTVLVVLSNPELELEAEDLRWQLRAAEANLKDLQVKLESAQLDLRAAVARVESEFVQAQLKADNDAALGREGLAPELNVKLSRAVADEARKRLEIERKRLEISTASAEAQLSAQRVLIEKLRAAWDLKRKQVESLKVRADAVGVLQQLPVEVGQQVTPGTILAKVAQPERLKAQIRIPEVQAKDVAIGQPAVVDTRNGTVPGRVVRIDPASTGGNVLVDIRLEGPLPPGSRPDLNVEALIELEHLASVLQIQRPSFAQPDSRMTIYRLSPDGTEAVRVAVRTGRASAQTIEIVEGLQAGDKVILSDLSAYENAERLLIR; translated from the coding sequence TTGCGGCTGGCCGTGGCCGCGGCCGTGGCGGCGGCCGGATTGTTCGCCGCCGCATGGCGCCTCAGCCGTCAGAAGCCGGCCGCGCCCGTCATCGAGCGCGCAGGCCTCTGGATCGACACCGTCCGCCAGGCGCCGCTGGTCCGGCAGGTGCGCGGGCTGGGGACGCTCGTGCCGGAAGAAGTGCTCTGGATCCCCGCACCGCGCGAAGGACGCGTCGAGAAAATTCTCCTTCGCCCCGGCGCCCCGGTGAAACCGGACACGGTTCTCGTCGTGCTTTCCAACCCGGAGCTGGAGCTTGAGGCGGAAGATCTGCGCTGGCAGCTCCGGGCCGCCGAAGCCAACCTGAAAGATCTCCAGGTGAAGCTCGAGTCCGCGCAACTGGATCTGCGCGCCGCCGTGGCCCGCGTCGAGAGCGAGTTCGTGCAGGCGCAGCTCAAGGCGGACAACGACGCCGCGCTCGGCCGGGAGGGCCTCGCGCCGGAGCTGAACGTGAAGCTGTCGCGCGCCGTGGCCGACGAGGCGCGAAAGCGGCTGGAAATCGAACGCAAACGCCTGGAAATCAGCACTGCCAGCGCCGAAGCCCAGCTCTCCGCGCAGCGCGTGCTCATCGAAAAGCTCCGCGCCGCCTGGGACCTGAAAAGAAAGCAGGTGGAGAGCCTCAAGGTGCGGGCCGACGCTGTGGGCGTGCTGCAACAGTTGCCCGTGGAAGTGGGCCAGCAGGTGACGCCTGGCACCATCCTCGCCAAGGTGGCCCAGCCGGAACGGCTGAAGGCGCAGATCCGCATCCCGGAGGTCCAGGCGAAGGACGTCGCCATCGGCCAGCCGGCGGTGGTGGATACGCGCAACGGCACCGTGCCGGGCCGTGTGGTGCGAATTGACCCCGCCTCCACGGGTGGCAATGTGCTGGTCGACATCCGGCTGGAAGGGCCGCTGCCGCCCGGCTCGCGGCCGGATCTCAACGTCGAGGCGCTGATCGAACTCGAGCACCTGGCCAGCGTGCTCCAGATCCAGCGCCCGTCCTTCGCGCAGCCAGACTCCCGGATGACCATTTACCGGCTCTCGCCGGATGGGACCGAGGCCGTGCGTGTCGCTGTGCGCACCGGGCGCGCCTCCGCGCAGACAATCGAAATTGTGGAAGGGCTGCAGGCCGGAGACAAAGTCATTCTTTCGGATCTGTCCGCTTACGAGAATGCGGAGCGGCTGCTCATTCGCTGA
- a CDS encoding ABC transporter ATP-binding protein, with product MSENGSLIRLNGISKVFLTDEVETHALEGIDLEIEPGEFLCIAGPSGCGKSTLLSILGLLETPTDGEYWLKGRPVHGLGTAERARIRNREIGFIFQAFNLIGDLTVLENVELPLAYRGLGARERRKLALEALERVGMAHRLKHYPSQLSGGQQQRVAVARALAGRPAILLADEPTGNLDSANSESVMDLLEDLHRSGSTICMVTHDPRYARRARRTIHLFDGRIVPSSQAAAF from the coding sequence ATGAGTGAAAACGGCTCGCTAATCCGCCTCAATGGCATTTCCAAAGTATTCCTGACCGACGAGGTGGAGACCCACGCCCTGGAAGGAATTGACCTGGAAATTGAGCCGGGCGAGTTTCTCTGCATCGCCGGGCCATCAGGCTGCGGAAAGTCGACGCTGCTGTCCATTCTCGGCCTGCTGGAAACGCCGACGGATGGCGAATACTGGCTGAAAGGGCGCCCCGTCCACGGGCTGGGGACCGCCGAGCGGGCGCGCATCCGGAACCGCGAAATCGGCTTTATCTTTCAGGCATTCAACCTGATCGGCGACCTCACCGTGCTGGAAAACGTGGAGCTTCCGCTGGCCTACCGCGGCCTCGGCGCGCGGGAGCGCCGGAAGCTGGCGCTTGAGGCGCTCGAACGCGTCGGCATGGCTCACCGCCTGAAGCATTATCCCTCGCAATTGTCCGGCGGCCAGCAGCAGCGCGTGGCCGTGGCCCGCGCCCTCGCCGGCAGGCCCGCCATCCTGCTCGCCGACGAGCCCACCGGCAACCTAGACTCCGCCAACAGCGAGTCCGTGATGGATCTGCTCGAAGACCTGCACCGGAGCGGCTCCACCATCTGCATGGTGACTCACGACCCCCGCTATGCGCGGCGGGCGCGCCGCACCATCCACCTCTTCGACGGCCGCATTGTCCCCTCCAGCCAGGCCGCCGCGTTCTGA